A window of the Sabethes cyaneus chromosome 1, idSabCyanKW18_F2, whole genome shotgun sequence genome harbors these coding sequences:
- the LOC128745183 gene encoding kelch-like protein 41b: MAKSEGKTTKEFTFPLPVADRDEQLVNNEYLSDVQFSVGNDGERMYGHKVILTLASEVFYAQFNGQFKESQRRNQTIVVTDIQPPIFRDILRYMYCQKIDLTQDNVIEVYYASQKYILTELNKICEQYFENEINETNVLKVFNENRKHEFAVVNESCLDVIRDNPVACFQHPDFVTIEKKTLEMIASSARINCLQDQLQEAIKNWAKVNKLPPDDAFLLTQMVQDMKQRKHDCLKLHNFNQFKFAANIETNIQIKACTLRPVALNGVGIFVKSRSEPPANAKISLKVQVEHFNSSERIKQISLEKIVPLTTELRTEDVFFERFIVDARRYCKIRISFEKLSALPELFCLTEFGSIDNVLQVEDTKSPYIFSRDVTNCVAYLLYKNMDPKSAPGK, encoded by the coding sequence ATGGCAAAGAGTGaaggaaaaacaacaaaagaattCACATTCCCACTGCCGGTGGCAGATCGTGACGAACAGCTGGTCAACAACGAGTACCTCTCGGACGTCCAGTTCTCGGTAGGAAACGATGGCGAACGGATGTACGGCCATAAAGTGATCCTGACGCTGGCTAGCGAAGTGTTCTACGCACAATTTAACGGACAGTTCAAGGAATCCCAGCGGAGAAACCAGACCATTGTTGTGACGGACATACAGCCGCCCATATTTCGGGACATTCTGCGCTATATGTACTGTCAGAAGATAGATCTCACACAGGATAATGTGATTGAAGTGTATTACGCTTCGCAAAAGTACATTCTAACGGAGCTCAATAAAATATGCGAGCAGTATTTCGAGAACGAGATTAACGAAACAAACGTTCTCAAAGTGTTCAACGAAAATCGGAAGCACGAGTTTGCTGTAGTGAACGAAAGTTGCCTCGATGTCATTCGCGATAACCCAGTCGCTTGCTTCCAGCATCCAGACTTTGTCACCATCGAGAAAAAAACGCTTGAAATGATTGCAAGCAGTGCCAGAATCAACTGCCTGCAGGATCAATTACAGGAGGCGATTAAAAACTGGGCCAAAGTGAATAAGTTACCGCCCGACGATGCATTCCTGTTGACCCAAATGGTTCAGGATATGAAGCAAAGAAAGCACGATTGTTTGAAGCTGCACAATTTTAACCAGTTTAAGTTTGCAGCAAACATTGAAACGAACATACAAATCAAAGCCTGCACTTTACGGCCGGTTGCTTTGAATGGCGTGGGCATCTTCGTGAAATCACGCTCGGAACCTCCCGCCAACGCCAAAATTAGCCTCAAAGTGCAGGTCGAACATTTCAACTCGTCCGAGAGGATAAAGCAAATTTCGCTGGAGAAGATTGTTCCGCTGACGACGGAACTGCGCACGGAGGATGTGTTTTTCGAACGCTTCATCGTCGATGCCAGGCGGTACTGCAAGATCAGGATAAGCTTCGAGAAGCTTTCGGCCCTGCCGGAGCTGTTCTGCCTGACCGAGTTCGGATCGATCGACAACGTGCTGCAGGTGGAGGACACCAAATCGCCGTACATTTTCAGCCGTGATGTAACGAATTGCGTGGCCTATTTGCTGTACAAAAATATGGATCCGAAGTCTGCACCCGGGAAGTAG
- the LOC128745142 gene encoding protein CutA homolog isoform X1, whose protein sequence is MFLTCTARRLTSSVLIRSFFLSSTIAVATMASGPAAPHYEAGLHSIAYVTTPNENSAKELARKIVEQKLAACVNVIPGLTSVYEWEGKINEDSETLLMIKTRTSRVDELSKFVRENHPYSVAEVISVPIENGNPPYMDWLSRTVREKKT, encoded by the coding sequence ATGTTCTTGACGTGCACCGCCAGAAGACTAACGAGTAGTGTTTTGATTCGTAGCTTTTTCCTTTCATCGACCATTGCTGTAGCCACCATGGCTTCGGGACCGGCAGCACCGCACTACGAAGCTGGACTACACTCGATCGCCTACGTCACTACGCCGAACGAAAACTCCGCAAAGGAACTGGCCCGTAAGATTGTCGAGCAAAAGCTAGCCGCCTGCGTAAACGTAATCCCCGGTCTAACCTCGGTGTACGAGTGGGAAGGTAAGATAAACGAAGACAGCGAGACGCTGCTGATGATCAAAACCCGCACCAGCCGGGTGGACGAGCTGAGCAAATTTGTCCGGGAAAACCACCCGTACAGTGTGGCCGAGGTGATTTCGGTGCCCATCGAAAATGGTAACCCGCCGTATATGGACTGGTTGAGCAGAACCGTCCGGGAGAAGAAGACGtaa
- the LOC128745142 gene encoding protein CutA homolog isoform X2: MASGPAAPHYEAGLHSIAYVTTPNENSAKELARKIVEQKLAACVNVIPGLTSVYEWEGKINEDSETLLMIKTRTSRVDELSKFVRENHPYSVAEVISVPIENGNPPYMDWLSRTVREKKT; the protein is encoded by the coding sequence ATGGCTTCGGGACCGGCAGCACCGCACTACGAAGCTGGACTACACTCGATCGCCTACGTCACTACGCCGAACGAAAACTCCGCAAAGGAACTGGCCCGTAAGATTGTCGAGCAAAAGCTAGCCGCCTGCGTAAACGTAATCCCCGGTCTAACCTCGGTGTACGAGTGGGAAGGTAAGATAAACGAAGACAGCGAGACGCTGCTGATGATCAAAACCCGCACCAGCCGGGTGGACGAGCTGAGCAAATTTGTCCGGGAAAACCACCCGTACAGTGTGGCCGAGGTGATTTCGGTGCCCATCGAAAATGGTAACCCGCCGTATATGGACTGGTTGAGCAGAACCGTCCGGGAGAAGAAGACGtaa